A region from the Paludicola sp. MB14-C6 genome encodes:
- a CDS encoding tyrosine-type recombinase/integrase, protein MNTHKFNDVLNEILELRKYSYKSLGTYLWEVKISKKIVNYFESYNIEDVNISVLTHFFNKIRYKKDGTLYSEKYMKEIKSLVNATLKQGIICNYINVNPFDLGFKMPFCKKYKPTARIVSNKDLEKLFKVLHTNKRFEVVIPILLLTGMRIGELCALKWTDIDFNNNIIHINNATSRLYSEKDGEIINNGYHILDTKTEASVRDLPVCDTVLELLMRWKNHIRVYPNLSNMIIENKTENIIFVNYHGKVMNYDTLYKSLMDFLRKYDLQHCGILFHKLRHCYATHMLDSGVDINVISKLLGHINVSTTCNIYIKVNLQPKVQAVKCHSNYIENLHIIE, encoded by the coding sequence TTGAATACGCACAAGTTTAATGATGTACTGAATGAAATATTAGAATTAAGGAAATATAGCTATAAATCATTAGGTACATACTTATGGGAAGTAAAAATATCGAAAAAAATAGTAAATTATTTCGAGTCTTATAATATTGAAGATGTGAACATTTCCGTATTAACACACTTTTTTAATAAAATACGGTATAAAAAAGATGGAACACTATACAGTGAAAAATATATGAAAGAGATTAAAAGCTTGGTGAATGCCACATTAAAGCAAGGTATAATATGTAACTATATTAATGTAAATCCTTTTGATCTAGGTTTTAAAATGCCATTTTGCAAAAAGTATAAGCCAACAGCTCGAATTGTATCGAATAAGGATTTAGAAAAGTTGTTTAAAGTTTTACATACAAATAAAAGATTTGAAGTAGTTATTCCAATTTTATTACTTACAGGTATGCGAATTGGTGAGTTATGTGCTTTAAAGTGGACTGATATTGATTTTAATAACAATATAATTCATATCAATAATGCAACATCAAGGCTCTATTCTGAAAAAGATGGGGAAATTATAAATAATGGCTATCATATTTTAGATACTAAAACAGAAGCGAGCGTTAGAGATTTGCCTGTTTGTGATACAGTATTAGAGTTACTTATGCGATGGAAAAATCACATACGTGTTTATCCTAACTTAAGTAACATGATTATTGAAAATAAAACGGAAAACATAATATTCGTAAACTATCATGGGAAAGTGATGAATTACGATACTTTATATAAGTCTTTAATGGATTTTTTAAGAAAGTATGATTTACAGCATTGTGGTATATTATTTCATAAATTAAGACATTGTTATGCTACTCATATGTTGGATAGTGGTGTTGATATAAATGTTATTAGTAAACTTTTAGGTCATATAAATGTATCAACCACTTGTAATATTTATATTAAAGTTAATTTACAGCCTAAGGTTCAAGCGGTAAAATGTCACAGTAATTATATTGAAAATCTTCATATTATAGAGTGA
- a CDS encoding IS1182 family transposase, whose amino-acid sequence MLVKAKKDRTQVEFLCLEEFIPAEHLLRKIDSAVDFCHIYDFVEDLYCKDNGRPSIDPVVLIKMVLIQHLYGISSLRKLVEEVQMNCAYRWFLGYLMTEQIPHFTTISYAFKHRFNENTIACIFNWILNEINDMGYLDPEVVFVDGTHIKANANIKKVVKKSIPVAAKHYEKQLMDEINKDREEHKKKPFDDTKPPKIEEKIINESTTDPESGVFHKGEHKKCLAYEAHTACDKKGYIVDVHVTAGNVHDSVAFDDLYDKLKENHPEIQTIVADSAYNTPYIAKRLIDDGKDLLVPYRRPMTKQGFFKKYDFSYDEYFDCVVCPNNKVLHYSTTNREGYKEFKSNPNDCKICGFRYKCTESKEFQKQYTVHVWHEYLEQVSDIRYAIKYKDLYAQRKETIERVFADAKEKYAMRYTPYRGLAQVTNWVRLKFACMNLKKLAIHKWRVNSPFCILCTFFKFSTIYSKARLWLRQNRAFSSD is encoded by the coding sequence ATGTTAGTTAAAGCTAAAAAAGACCGAACACAAGTAGAGTTTTTGTGCTTAGAAGAATTTATTCCAGCAGAACATTTGCTTAGAAAAATAGATAGTGCAGTGGATTTCTGTCATATATATGATTTCGTAGAGGATTTGTATTGTAAAGATAATGGAAGACCAAGCATAGACCCAGTAGTACTAATCAAAATGGTCTTAATACAACATTTGTATGGAATAAGTTCGTTGCGCAAATTGGTAGAAGAAGTACAAATGAACTGTGCATATCGTTGGTTTTTAGGATATTTAATGACAGAACAAATACCTCACTTTACAACAATAAGTTATGCCTTTAAACATAGATTTAACGAGAATACTATTGCATGCATTTTCAACTGGATATTGAATGAAATCAATGATATGGGATATCTTGACCCAGAGGTGGTATTTGTAGATGGAACCCATATAAAAGCAAATGCAAATATAAAAAAGGTTGTAAAGAAATCAATCCCCGTAGCAGCAAAACATTATGAGAAACAACTAATGGACGAAATCAATAAAGATAGAGAAGAACATAAAAAAAAGCCATTTGACGATACAAAGCCACCTAAAATAGAAGAAAAAATCATCAATGAATCAACCACTGACCCTGAAAGCGGTGTATTTCATAAAGGAGAGCATAAGAAATGCCTTGCTTATGAAGCACATACAGCTTGTGACAAAAAAGGCTACATTGTAGATGTTCATGTAACAGCAGGCAATGTACATGACAGCGTAGCATTCGATGATTTGTATGATAAATTAAAAGAAAACCACCCCGAAATCCAAACAATAGTGGCAGATAGTGCCTACAATACTCCCTATATTGCAAAAAGACTTATAGATGATGGAAAAGATTTATTAGTACCATATCGTAGACCAATGACAAAACAAGGCTTTTTTAAGAAATATGATTTTTCATATGATGAATATTTTGACTGTGTAGTATGTCCAAACAATAAAGTTTTACACTATTCCACCACGAATAGAGAAGGATACAAAGAATTTAAAAGCAATCCAAACGACTGTAAAATCTGTGGGTTTCGTTACAAATGCACTGAAAGTAAAGAATTCCAGAAACAATACACAGTTCATGTTTGGCATGAGTACTTAGAGCAAGTTTCAGATATTCGTTATGCAATAAAATACAAAGATCTTTATGCACAGCGAAAAGAAACGATTGAGCGAGTTTTTGCTGATGCGAAAGAAAAATACGCAATGCGTTATACACCTTATCGAGGTCTTGCCCAAGTAACAAACTGGGTTAGGCTTAAATTTGCGTGCATGAACCTTAAAAAGCTGGCAATACATAAGTGGAGGGTGAACTCTCCTTTTTGTATCCTTTGCACTTTTTTCAAATTTTCAACCATATATTCAAAAGCCCGACTTTGGTTACGCCAAAATCGGGCTTTTTCTTCAGACTGA
- a CDS encoding transposase family protein, with the protein MLSTNFIEKLLGLQDVKVTNVDINDECIKIFIKKEVKTHYCPNCKFETKYIHSYRRQVIKDIPMLGKNLFLVYRKRRYRCPHCGRCFYEDNEFLPCYHRMTNRLATFVIDMLHS; encoded by the coding sequence ATGCTCTCAACTAATTTTATCGAAAAACTACTAGGATTGCAAGATGTAAAAGTAACTAATGTGGACATAAATGATGAATGTATTAAAATATTTATTAAAAAGGAAGTGAAAACACACTATTGTCCTAATTGCAAATTCGAAACCAAATACATTCACAGCTATCGTAGACAAGTTATTAAGGATATTCCTATGTTAGGTAAGAATTTATTCTTAGTGTATAGAAAACGTCGATATCGTTGTCCACACTGTGGCAGGTGCTTTTATGAAGATAATGAATTCTTGCCATGCTATCACAGAATGACAAACAGGTTAGCGACCTTCGTAATTGATATGTTACATAGTTAA
- a CDS encoding ABC transporter substrate-binding protein, producing MKKLISFSLVAVFLVTALFSCNGLKIKQTNKELTIYTNQNISELITDVVNSFSYQYNGVKLNIIDMSNLSEEEYNTKLSADISSGSGPDVILMDESFLQNRDIYKMMYSGVFADINDLFKTDKSYKPNMYNQQIINAGKLNKKQLIVPLSYNIPLLITTEGVAQRDNISLDKCKTDKGLIDTLIDNIDNSVIPKTDSLFTLHEIEGLKIIDYLKQETNLSKDQLKPSIELYKAMYNAGYLNNVDKYDSIGRWYESQNNKKYTFELYGIDKKVDSCDDVALAKTVMKEFDTPTMIPLVDSKGKINAKVNFAVGIRNNSANVQNAYHFIKMLLEQDYQSKNVVGIPVNNDSFGVKIQKNLLINNNSNSSCYFFRIKYLSESGESKGFMFPEDVPPMSSECFHEFINEYKQLTEKVAGAYFPTPISKGFYKYFIPYYIGETSYEDCIKKAEQELAIYISE from the coding sequence ATGAAAAAGCTTATCTCTTTTTCACTAGTAGCAGTCTTCCTTGTTACGGCACTTTTTTCTTGTAATGGATTAAAAATAAAACAAACCAATAAAGAACTAACTATTTACACAAACCAAAATATCTCCGAGTTAATAACTGATGTTGTCAATTCGTTTTCTTATCAATATAACGGAGTAAAGTTAAATATCATTGATATGTCCAATTTAAGTGAAGAAGAATATAATACAAAACTTTCAGCAGATATTTCATCAGGAAGCGGACCAGATGTAATATTAATGGACGAGTCTTTCTTGCAAAATAGGGATATATATAAAATGATGTATTCGGGTGTCTTTGCTGATATTAATGACTTGTTTAAAACTGATAAAAGCTATAAACCTAATATGTATAATCAGCAAATAATAAATGCTGGTAAGTTAAATAAAAAGCAGTTAATTGTGCCATTGTCATACAATATCCCGTTGTTGATTACGACAGAAGGAGTTGCTCAACGAGATAATATTAGCTTAGATAAATGTAAGACAGACAAAGGTCTGATTGATACATTGATTGACAATATTGATAATTCGGTTATTCCCAAAACAGATAGTTTATTTACACTCCATGAAATAGAAGGTTTAAAAATAATTGACTATTTAAAACAAGAAACCAATCTTTCAAAAGATCAGCTAAAACCATCAATAGAATTATATAAAGCAATGTATAACGCAGGCTATTTAAATAATGTAGACAAATACGATAGTATTGGTCGATGGTATGAATCACAAAATAATAAAAAATATACTTTTGAATTATATGGAATTGATAAAAAAGTTGACTCGTGCGACGACGTTGCACTTGCTAAAACAGTAATGAAAGAATTTGATACTCCAACAATGATTCCATTAGTCGACAGTAAAGGCAAAATAAATGCAAAAGTGAATTTTGCCGTTGGAATCAGAAATAATAGTGCCAATGTACAAAACGCATATCATTTTATAAAAATGTTATTAGAACAAGATTATCAATCAAAAAATGTAGTGGGAATACCTGTAAACAATGATAGTTTTGGAGTTAAGATTCAAAAAAACTTATTGATTAACAATAATAGTAATTCATCCTGTTATTTTTTTAGAATAAAATACTTAAGCGAATCAGGTGAATCCAAAGGCTTTATGTTTCCTGAAGATGTACCACCTATGTCTAGTGAATGTTTTCATGAATTCATCAATGAGTATAAACAATTAACTGAGAAAGTAGCGGGTGCTTATTTCCCTACTCCGATTTCCAAAGGCTTTTATAAATACTTTATTCCTTATTATATCGGTGAAACATCCTATGAAGATTGTATAAAAAAAGCGGAGCAAGAACTAGCAATTTATATTAGTGAATAG
- a CDS encoding carbohydrate ABC transporter permease: protein MKLKNRDTLTGIGYASPFFFGFIVFFIAPFIVSVVYTFTFGTGGTHFVGFDNYISVMSSNAFKLAAFNTMRFIAICVPLIMAISLVLALLLKGSFGGSSFFRSAFIFPLVVPIASTVMVFQIIFAETGILNTIYTKIGFPVHNWLQSDYAFGVLVFLYIWKNCGYNIVLLLAGLNAIPHDFYEAAQLEGANRWQCLRYITVPIMAPTFFFVFVVSIINSFKSFREAFLLSSNRPHKSIYMLQHFMNNNFTNFNYQRLSVAAFLVFIVIFILVLILFSLRKKAGDVQL from the coding sequence TTGAAACTTAAGAATAGAGATACGCTAACGGGTATAGGCTATGCTAGTCCATTTTTCTTTGGATTTATTGTCTTTTTTATCGCTCCATTCATAGTAAGCGTAGTCTACACATTTACGTTTGGTACAGGTGGAACGCATTTTGTTGGATTTGATAATTATATCTCTGTCATGAGTAGTAATGCTTTCAAGCTTGCAGCTTTTAATACGATGCGCTTTATTGCTATATGTGTACCTCTTATCATGGCAATTTCTTTAGTGCTTGCTTTACTATTAAAAGGCAGTTTTGGTGGATCCAGCTTTTTTAGATCTGCATTTATTTTTCCTTTGGTTGTTCCTATAGCGTCAACTGTAATGGTATTTCAAATTATTTTTGCAGAAACGGGAATTTTGAATACTATTTATACAAAGATAGGTTTTCCAGTACATAATTGGCTCCAATCTGATTATGCATTTGGAGTATTGGTATTCTTATATATATGGAAAAATTGTGGTTACAATATTGTTTTGCTATTAGCTGGTTTAAATGCAATTCCCCATGATTTTTATGAAGCGGCACAATTAGAAGGCGCAAATAGATGGCAATGTTTAAGGTATATTACAGTTCCTATTATGGCTCCAACTTTCTTTTTTGTTTTTGTCGTTTCTATTATCAATTCATTTAAGAGTTTTAGAGAAGCTTTTTTGTTAAGTAGTAATAGACCACATAAATCTATTTATATGCTTCAACATTTTATGAATAATAATTTTACGAATTTTAACTATCAACGCTTATCTGTAGCAGCTTTTTTAGTTTTTATTGTGATATTTATCCTAGTATTGATATTATTTTCTTTAAGAAAGAAAGCAGGTGATGTACAACTATGA
- a CDS encoding carbohydrate ABC transporter permease: MKTTNKYVLISRIIILSLLAIFTLFPIIYTITNSFMSVNEINQYYNAESTSQMKIHLIPNRFSLNSYYQTLFRRPDYLVKFWNSLGLTSAIVFGQVAISTMAGYAFAKFKFPGRNSIFFIVIILMMMPYQVTLVSNYIVLKEIGLLNTYAAIILPSIFSPFGVFLLRQVIVTMPDEIIEAAKIDGANTFQILIKMVVPFSRSGIVALVILSFIDNWNMVEQPLVFLNNKYKYPLSIFLSQLNQSNPGIAFACGVLAMAPVALLFIFFEKELIEGISFSNLK; the protein is encoded by the coding sequence ATGAAAACTACAAATAAATATGTGTTGATCAGTAGAATTATTATTTTAAGCTTACTTGCTATATTTACGTTATTTCCGATAATTTATACGATTACGAATTCTTTTATGAGTGTGAACGAAATTAACCAATATTATAATGCGGAGTCTACAAGTCAAATGAAAATACATTTGATACCCAATCGATTTAGTTTGAATTCGTACTATCAAACGCTATTCCGACGTCCCGATTATCTGGTGAAATTTTGGAATTCTTTAGGATTAACATCTGCAATTGTCTTTGGGCAAGTTGCAATATCTACAATGGCGGGATATGCTTTTGCGAAATTCAAATTTCCGGGAAGAAATAGTATTTTCTTCATTGTAATTATTCTTATGATGATGCCATATCAAGTTACATTAGTATCAAACTATATTGTTTTAAAAGAAATAGGACTATTAAACACATATGCGGCAATCATCTTGCCTTCTATTTTCTCGCCTTTTGGAGTATTTTTATTACGTCAAGTTATCGTTACTATGCCCGATGAAATAATTGAAGCAGCAAAAATTGATGGAGCAAATACTTTTCAAATTTTAATTAAAATGGTTGTTCCATTTTCCAGAAGTGGAATTGTTGCATTAGTTATTTTAAGTTTTATCGATAATTGGAATATGGTTGAGCAGCCATTGGTATTTTTAAATAATAAATATAAGTATCCGCTTTCTATATTTCTTTCACAACTGAATCAATCCAATCCTGGAATTGCTTTTGCATGTGGAGTTTTAGCAATGGCACCTGTTGCACTACTATTTATTTTCTTTGAAAAAGAGCTAATAGAAGGTATCAGCTTTTCTAACCTGAAATAA
- a CDS encoding ABC transporter permease: MRNYNSMIIKRIITVLLLLTGLTLSVLLQLNLINESASNLPYGVSIQSKEGLKLSFDECAVASSSPNGVAACAIAQKDAELSTEYIEKPVSVELVLTNDNYNKTANLNLLHGEYFTVKMDAKLNKYVVVSDKLAFQIYHRFDATNMPVSINGETYIICGVYQANDSLLSNLSTNGKEQIFVPYRSIENYDKMIIHQVYLRNDNTFFAKGVVGQLWEVLNKYIMYDSISDYRDSIKVIKQSIRIPIFISGIILICVLMYYLVKRMQSFWILIQNKSLSESQTFKRNIFKNSLILFILAISIFTVVKLIQFKLFIPQDFLPPDNIFDIPFYLNSIVQNVQLSNTLMLYDYHKTLSYLMYVTTGINAIVMVILFAVLLYKLLTMRELMKEK; this comes from the coding sequence ATGCGCAATTATAACTCAATGATTATTAAGCGCATAATAACTGTATTATTATTGTTAACAGGATTGACTCTTTCTGTTCTATTGCAACTTAATTTAATTAATGAATCTGCTAGTAATTTACCTTATGGAGTTAGTATTCAATCAAAAGAAGGACTAAAATTAAGCTTTGATGAATGCGCAGTTGCCTCTTCTTCACCAAATGGAGTTGCAGCATGTGCGATAGCGCAAAAAGATGCTGAACTATCAACAGAATACATAGAAAAGCCTGTTTCGGTAGAGCTTGTATTAACAAATGATAATTATAATAAAACAGCTAACCTGAATCTGTTACATGGAGAATATTTCACGGTAAAAATGGATGCAAAACTTAATAAGTATGTTGTAGTAAGCGATAAACTTGCATTTCAAATATATCATCGATTTGATGCTACTAATATGCCTGTATCCATTAACGGTGAAACATACATTATCTGCGGTGTATATCAAGCAAATGACAGCTTGCTTAGCAATCTTTCGACTAATGGTAAAGAGCAAATTTTTGTTCCATACAGATCGATAGAGAATTATGATAAAATGATTATTCATCAAGTCTATTTAAGAAACGATAACACATTTTTTGCAAAAGGTGTTGTGGGCCAGCTTTGGGAAGTCTTAAATAAATATATCATGTATGATTCTATTTCTGATTATAGAGATAGTATAAAAGTAATAAAACAAAGCATACGAATTCCTATTTTCATTTCAGGAATAATTCTTATCTGTGTTTTGATGTACTACTTAGTAAAACGTATGCAATCATTTTGGATACTCATTCAAAATAAAAGTTTAAGTGAATCTCAAACATTCAAACGCAATATTTTTAAGAATAGTCTCATTCTTTTTATATTAGCTATAAGCATTTTTACAGTAGTAAAGTTAATACAGTTTAAATTGTTTATACCTCAAGATTTTCTACCACCGGATAATATATTTGATATCCCATTTTATTTAAATAGCATTGTTCAAAATGTACAGCTTTCCAATACACTTATGCTTTATGATTATCATAAAACGTTATCGTATTTAATGTATGTAACTACAGGAATTAACGCAATTGTAATGGTGATTCTTTTTGCAGTTTTGTTATATAAATTGCTAACAATGCGAGAGCTGATGAAAGAAAAATAA
- a CDS encoding AAA family ATPase, whose protein sequence is MARGIIIFGSAGSGKTTLGKMVAERLGFPYFDLDDYIWRTDTDKPFTVMYSREDKIGRLMKDISKGNHFVMAGSMSSFHTSFDALFDLAIHITAPVEIRTARINKREYEIYGDRILEGGDMYNEHQRFVDVSARYDFDGSPSMKIHEQWANSLPCKVIRLRGEDDLKKNTNTIVNTYMKLFMNRI, encoded by the coding sequence ATGGCAAGGGGCATTATTATTTTTGGTTCAGCAGGTTCAGGAAAAACAACTTTAGGTAAGATGGTCGCTGAAAGGCTTGGGTTTCCGTATTTTGATCTAGATGATTATATATGGCGAACAGATACTGATAAGCCATTTACTGTTATGTATAGTAGGGAAGATAAAATAGGTAGGTTGATGAAAGATATTTCAAAGGGAAACCATTTTGTTATGGCAGGTTCGATGAGTAGCTTTCATACTTCTTTTGATGCTTTGTTTGACCTAGCGATACATATTACAGCCCCGGTAGAAATAAGAACTGCTAGAATAAATAAAAGAGAATATGAAATTTACGGTGACAGAATTTTAGAAGGTGGAGATATGTATAACGAGCATCAACGTTTTGTTGATGTTTCTGCTCGATATGATTTTGATGGTTCTCCGTCCATGAAAATTCACGAACAATGGGCTAATTCATTACCTTGTAAAGTGATTCGACTAAGAGGTGAGGATGACTTAAAGAAAAACACGAATACAATTGTTAATACGTATATGAAACTCTTCATGAATAGGATTTAG
- a CDS encoding OsmC family protein has translation MLTTFKATAKKLPDGLQVETNARGFKIIMDEPEDLGGTDTAMNPVEAVLCALGACQTIVASAFAPAHDFTFEEFHVELEGDLDPDGFMGLADVRNGFQEIRFVMHFKTNEPREKVESFAKFIENTCPVGDCLSNGVKLVMSGVAID, from the coding sequence ATGTTAACAACTTTTAAAGCAACTGCTAAAAAATTACCTGATGGTTTACAGGTAGAAACAAATGCTAGAGGTTTTAAAATCATTATGGACGAACCGGAAGATCTAGGCGGTACAGACACTGCTATGAACCCTGTTGAAGCAGTATTATGTGCACTTGGCGCATGTCAAACAATCGTAGCAAGTGCTTTTGCTCCTGCTCATGACTTCACATTTGAAGAATTCCATGTTGAACTAGAGGGTGACTTGGATCCAGATGGTTTTATGGGACTAGCAGATGTTAGAAACGGTTTCCAAGAAATTCGTTTTGTAATGCACTTTAAAACAAACGAACCAAGAGAAAAAGTCGAATCATTTGCAAAATTTATTGAAAACACATGTCCTGTAGGAGATTGCCTATCTAATGGAGTTAAATTAGTAATGTCAGGTGTTGCAATAGACTAA
- the lpdA gene encoding dihydrolipoyl dehydrogenase — MIIKMTAIPGGKKGTVGKIQVKVGDSLEVGDLMAQVETAKGNRTIKATTAGVISKILCEEGSEIASNAEMFEIEEIAASKEDTTIQDDVQPQTLTKEMTTDLLIIGAGPGGYVAAIYAAKNGLKVTLVEKSELGGTCLNVGCIPTKALVKSSEICHNVHNAAHFGIEVDGKVGVNMEQVINRKDEVKQRLVSGIDFLMKKNEIEVISGQAAFIDETTVTVTGKEQYTVKAKDIIVATGSKISKIAIPGIELPFVLNSTTALSCTDLPKSITVIGGGVIGMEFAFIYKNFGVDVHVIEFMDRLLTMIDSDISHEIHDIAQEAGIHIHTSSKVMKIQSSVDGKAVVTYEDKHGEHLVVSEKVLVAIGREPNLDGLAIEKSGVALNDRGRGIKVDSSMRTNVEHIYAIGDVTNIIQLAHVASHQGIIAIDNILNKQKEMDYSAVPNVIFTAPEIASVGINEDEAKSKNRNVSVSKFAFAGNGKALTMNEPRGFIKLIKDNETNKIIGGSIIGADASSLISALTLAIQNEFSEEEITETIFAHPTTGEVIHEAAMDLGIGALHQ; from the coding sequence ATGATTATTAAAATGACAGCTATCCCTGGCGGTAAAAAGGGTACTGTAGGTAAAATACAAGTTAAGGTTGGCGATTCTTTAGAGGTTGGAGATTTAATGGCACAAGTAGAAACTGCCAAAGGAAATAGAACCATAAAAGCAACTACTGCGGGTGTTATCTCTAAAATTTTATGTGAAGAAGGCTCAGAAATTGCATCCAATGCAGAGATGTTTGAAATAGAAGAGATCGCTGCTTCTAAAGAAGATACAACGATACAAGATGACGTACAGCCTCAAACCCTAACGAAAGAAATGACAACTGATTTGCTGATAATTGGCGCTGGACCTGGCGGTTATGTAGCTGCAATCTATGCTGCTAAAAATGGATTGAAAGTAACTCTAGTTGAAAAATCCGAATTAGGCGGTACCTGCCTCAATGTTGGATGTATTCCTACAAAAGCGCTAGTGAAATCCTCTGAAATTTGCCATAACGTACACAATGCGGCTCATTTTGGTATTGAAGTTGATGGAAAAGTCGGAGTAAATATGGAACAAGTTATTAACCGCAAAGATGAGGTAAAACAAAGGCTTGTTTCCGGTATTGACTTTTTGATGAAGAAAAATGAGATTGAAGTTATCTCAGGTCAAGCAGCTTTTATAGATGAGACTACTGTTACAGTTACAGGCAAGGAGCAGTATACTGTTAAAGCGAAGGATATCATTGTTGCAACCGGCTCTAAAATATCTAAAATAGCAATTCCGGGTATTGAATTACCATTTGTTCTAAATAGCACAACTGCATTATCTTGCACAGACTTGCCAAAATCCATTACTGTCATCGGTGGTGGTGTAATTGGCATGGAATTTGCTTTTATATATAAAAACTTTGGCGTAGATGTTCATGTTATCGAATTTATGGATCGATTATTAACCATGATAGATAGTGATATTTCTCATGAAATTCATGATATTGCTCAAGAGGCTGGTATTCATATACATACAAGCTCAAAAGTGATGAAGATTCAAAGCTCTGTTGATGGAAAAGCTGTTGTTACTTATGAAGATAAACACGGAGAGCATTTGGTTGTAAGTGAAAAGGTATTAGTAGCAATTGGACGAGAGCCAAATCTAGATGGCCTTGCTATTGAAAAGAGTGGTGTTGCATTAAACGATAGAGGAAGAGGCATAAAAGTCGATTCTTCCATGCGTACCAATGTAGAACATATTTATGCAATTGGTGATGTAACAAATATTATTCAGTTGGCACACGTTGCTTCCCATCAAGGCATTATTGCCATAGATAATATATTAAATAAACAAAAGGAAATGGATTATTCAGCTGTACCAAATGTTATCTTTACAGCACCTGAAATTGCAAGTGTTGGTATTAATGAGGATGAAGCGAAAAGCAAAAACAGGAATGTATCAGTAAGTAAGTTTGCTTTTGCGGGTAATGGAAAAGCTCTAACTATGAATGAACCTCGTGGATTTATTAAGTTAATAAAAGATAACGAAACAAACAAAATCATTGGTGGTTCTATTATTGGCGCAGATGCCTCTTCGCTCATTAGTGCATTAACATTAGCTATTCAAAATGAGTTTAGTGAAGAAGAAATAACAGAAACCATTTTTGCTCACCCAACGACAGGTGAAGTTATTCACGAAGCTGCAATGGACTTAGGAATTGGAGCGTTACATCAGTAA
- a CDS encoding lipoate--protein ligase, producing the protein MNKVFISNEFDPYFNIAAENQLFLESDEDIHLYLWQNDASVIIGRNQNLYAECNLTYMKEHNIKPVRRFSGGGAVYHDKGNVNFTFITKEKKADQNYFLRLIQAAVAKLGIDCKFSGRNDLLYQGQKFSGHAYFTDDDNYMYHGTILVNVDSNQLTKALTPSKLKLESKGIASVKSRVVNLSTIDSKITAERVKQAFIDAFQCESIAYIDQSNFKAPLQNMLSSDEWLFNQSPAFGIKMERKLPCGNVSAHVDTSDGVIQNIKINTDSLNLYHFEACEKELIGKTFHEDIIWKCIQQYISKP; encoded by the coding sequence ATGAATAAAGTATTTATATCAAATGAATTTGATCCCTATTTTAACATTGCGGCAGAAAATCAGCTTTTTCTTGAATCGGATGAAGATATTCACTTATATTTGTGGCAAAACGATGCATCAGTTATCATAGGAAGAAATCAAAACCTATATGCAGAGTGTAACCTTACATATATGAAGGAGCATAATATTAAGCCGGTGCGTAGATTTTCCGGTGGTGGTGCTGTATACCATGATAAAGGCAACGTTAATTTTACTTTTATTACAAAAGAAAAGAAAGCAGATCAGAATTATTTTTTGCGATTAATTCAAGCTGCCGTTGCTAAGCTTGGTATAGATTGCAAGTTCAGCGGTAGAAATGATTTATTGTATCAAGGACAGAAATTTTCCGGCCACGCTTATTTTACAGATGATGATAATTATATGTATCATGGTACAATCCTTGTGAATGTTGATTCCAATCAACTAACAAAAGCTCTTACACCATCTAAGCTAAAATTGGAATCAAAGGGTATCGCTTCTGTGAAAAGCAGGGTTGTGAATTTATCGACGATTGACAGTAAAATAACAGCAGAAAGGGTAAAACAGGCATTTATTGACGCTTTTCAATGTGAGAGTATCGCATACATTGATCAATCAAATTTTAAAGCACCTTTACAAAATATGTTATCCTCAGACGAATGGCTGTTCAACCAGTCTCCTGCATTTGGTATTAAAATGGAGCGTAAACTGCCTTGTGGTAATGTGTCAGCACATGTTGATACTTCAGATGGCGTAATACAAAACATCAAAATCAATACCGACAGTCTAAATCTCTATCATTTTGAAGCTTGCGAAAAAGAGCTTATCGGAAAGACTTTTCATGAAGACATAATATGGAAATGTATTCAACAGTATATTTCTAAACCATAA